A single window of Mycobacterium sp. ITM-2016-00318 DNA harbors:
- a CDS encoding fumarate reductase/succinate dehydrogenase flavoprotein subunit: protein MTAEPDALRASGPSEVERHQYDVVVIGAGGAGLRAVIEARERGQKVAVITKSLFGKAHTVMAEGGCAASMGNANAKDNWQVHFRDTMRGGKFLNNWRMAELHAKEAPDRVWELETYGALFDRTKDGRISQRNFGGHTYPRLAHVGDRTGLEIIRTLQQKIVSLQQEDFAEFGDYDARIKVFHECTVTDLIKDGERIAGAFGYWRETGNFILFETPAVVLATGGIGKSYKVTSNSWEYTGDGHALALRAGATLINMEFVQFHPTGMVWPPSVKGILVTEGVRGDGGVLKNSDGTRFMFDYIPPVFKGQYAESIDEADQWLKDNDSARRTPDLLPRDEVARAINSEVKAERGTPHGGVYLDIASRLPAEEIKRRLPSMYHQFMELAEVDITKEPMEVGPTCHYVMGGVEVDPDTAAAKTPGLFAAGECAGGMHGSNRLGGNSLSDLLVFGRRAGLGASDYVRALPERPQVSEQAVEDATKRALLPFETATNGDAPENPYTLQLDLQDTMNSLVGIIRKEEEITEALDKLTELRERYKRVRIDGNRPFNPGWHLAIDLRNMMLVSECIAKAALTRTESRGGHTRDDHPSMESDWRKTLLVCRADGDPQALVPDVSVTKQDQIPVRQDLLDLFELSELEKYFTDEEVAQHPERSK, encoded by the coding sequence ATGACTGCTGAACCCGATGCTCTTCGCGCAAGCGGCCCATCGGAAGTCGAACGGCATCAATACGACGTCGTCGTGATCGGTGCCGGCGGCGCAGGCCTGCGCGCGGTGATCGAGGCACGCGAACGCGGTCAGAAGGTCGCAGTCATCACCAAGTCGTTGTTCGGCAAGGCCCACACCGTGATGGCCGAGGGTGGCTGCGCGGCCTCGATGGGCAACGCGAACGCCAAGGACAACTGGCAGGTGCACTTCCGCGACACCATGCGCGGCGGGAAGTTCCTGAACAACTGGCGGATGGCCGAGCTGCACGCCAAGGAGGCCCCCGACCGGGTGTGGGAGCTGGAGACCTACGGCGCCCTGTTCGACCGCACCAAGGACGGTCGGATCAGCCAGCGCAACTTCGGCGGGCACACCTACCCGCGGCTGGCCCACGTCGGCGACCGCACGGGCCTGGAGATCATCCGTACCCTTCAGCAGAAGATCGTCTCGCTGCAGCAGGAGGACTTCGCGGAGTTCGGCGACTACGACGCCCGTATCAAGGTCTTCCACGAATGCACCGTCACCGACCTGATCAAGGACGGCGAGCGCATCGCGGGCGCCTTCGGCTACTGGCGCGAGACCGGCAACTTCATCCTCTTCGAGACGCCGGCCGTCGTGCTGGCCACCGGCGGCATCGGCAAGTCCTACAAGGTGACGTCGAACTCGTGGGAGTACACCGGTGACGGGCACGCGCTGGCCCTGCGCGCGGGCGCGACGCTGATCAACATGGAGTTCGTTCAGTTTCACCCGACCGGAATGGTCTGGCCCCCGAGCGTCAAGGGCATCCTCGTCACCGAGGGGGTGCGCGGCGACGGCGGCGTGCTGAAGAACTCCGACGGCACCCGCTTCATGTTCGACTACATCCCGCCGGTGTTCAAAGGTCAGTACGCCGAGAGCATCGACGAGGCCGACCAGTGGCTGAAGGACAACGACTCCGCACGCCGCACCCCGGACCTGCTGCCGCGCGACGAGGTGGCCCGCGCCATCAACTCCGAGGTGAAGGCGGAACGGGGCACGCCGCACGGTGGCGTCTATCTCGACATCGCGTCGCGGCTGCCCGCCGAGGAGATCAAGCGTCGGCTTCCCTCGATGTATCACCAGTTCATGGAGCTGGCCGAGGTGGACATCACCAAGGAGCCGATGGAAGTCGGGCCGACCTGCCATTACGTCATGGGCGGCGTCGAGGTGGATCCCGACACCGCTGCGGCCAAGACCCCGGGGCTGTTCGCCGCGGGCGAGTGCGCGGGCGGCATGCACGGGTCGAACCGCCTCGGCGGCAACTCGCTGTCCGACCTTCTGGTGTTCGGTCGTCGCGCCGGCTTGGGCGCCTCGGACTATGTGCGTGCGCTTCCCGAGCGGCCGCAGGTGTCCGAGCAGGCGGTGGAGGACGCGACCAAGCGGGCGCTGCTGCCGTTTGAGACGGCGACGAACGGGGATGCTCCGGAGAACCCGTACACGCTGCAACTCGACCTGCAGGACACGATGAACAGCCTGGTGGGGATCATCCGGAAGGAAGAAGAGATCACCGAGGCCCTCGACAAGCTGACCGAGCTGCGGGAGCGGTACAAACGGGTCCGGATCGACGGCAACCGGCCCTTCAATCCGGGCTGGCACCTCGCGATCGACCTGCGCAACATGATGCTGGTCAGCGAGTGCATCGCGAAGGCCGCGCTGACACGTACGGAGAGCCGCGGCGGGCACACCCGCGACGACCACCCGTCGATGGAATCGGACTGGCGGAAGACACTTCTGGTGTGCCGCGCCGACGGTGACCCACAAGCCCTCGTGCCCGACGTCAGCGTCACCAAGCAGGACCAGATTCCGGTGCGGCAAGACCTGCTCGACCTGTTCGAGCTCTCCGAGTTGGAGAAGTACTTCACCGACGAGGAAGTCGCCCAGCATCCAGAACGGAGCAAGTGA
- a CDS encoding isocitrate lyase/phosphoenolpyruvate mutase family protein: MTDRQVLADRAAALLELHQPGDPVVLPTVWDAWSAKLAVDSGFSALTVGSHPLADSVGKADREGMTFDDVCTRIAQITAAVDVPVSVDIESGYGQEAGRLIDGLLGAGAVGLNIEDTVHGEGGRLRASAEHAEVVGALRAAADAAGVHVVVNARTDLFLRQDGDESDRVDRAVARLKEAAGAGADVLYPVGRHEPDVLRHLTSELPLPVNAIALPDKDDPSSFGPLGVGRISFGPFLQATLSAHAKEVLARWG, translated from the coding sequence ATGACGGATAGACAGGTTCTCGCCGACCGGGCCGCCGCACTGCTCGAACTCCATCAGCCCGGCGATCCGGTCGTGCTCCCGACGGTGTGGGACGCCTGGTCGGCGAAGCTCGCCGTCGACAGCGGCTTTTCGGCGCTGACGGTCGGCAGCCACCCGCTTGCCGACTCGGTGGGCAAGGCCGACCGCGAGGGGATGACGTTCGACGACGTCTGCACCCGCATCGCGCAGATCACCGCCGCCGTCGATGTTCCGGTGTCGGTCGACATCGAGTCCGGCTACGGACAGGAGGCCGGCCGTCTGATCGACGGCCTGCTCGGTGCCGGCGCGGTCGGGCTGAACATCGAGGACACCGTGCACGGCGAGGGCGGCCGGTTGCGGGCCTCGGCCGAACACGCCGAGGTGGTCGGCGCCCTGCGGGCGGCCGCAGACGCGGCGGGCGTGCACGTGGTCGTCAACGCGCGCACCGATCTGTTCCTGAGGCAGGACGGCGACGAGTCCGACCGCGTCGACAGGGCGGTGGCACGGCTGAAGGAGGCTGCAGGGGCAGGCGCGGATGTGTTGTACCCGGTCGGGCGTCACGAGCCGGATGTGCTGCGGCACTTGACGTCGGAGCTACCGCTTCCGGTCAACGCGATCGCATTACCGGACAAGGACGATCCATCGTCCTTCGGTCCTCTCGGCGTCGGCAGGATCAGCTTCGGCCCGTTCCTGCAGGCGACGCTGTCCGCACATGCGAAAGAGGTCCTGGCCCGCTGGGGGTAG
- the nirB gene encoding nitrite reductase large subunit NirB — MASDSTPARHVVVVGHGMVGHRFVEAMRARDTAASWRITVLAEEADAAYDRVGLTGYTEHWDRTRLALPGNDYRGDDLVEVRLGARVSEIDREAKSVVTADGARVDYDALVLATGSSAFVPPVPGRDLPACHVYRTLDDLDAIRADAERAKRNTDTPAGVVIGGGLLGLEAANALRSFGLRAHVVEMAPRLMAQQLDEAGGALLSRMIGDLGITVHTGSSTDAIRPAQRNRPVRRSAETEAMAVVLGDGTVIDAGVVIFAAGVRPRDELARDAGLDIADRGGVLTDSSCATADSSIYAIGEVAAIGGRCYGLVGPGYTSAEVVADRLLGGAAEFGEADLSTKLKLLGVDVASFGDAMGATPNCLEVAVNDAVNQTYAKLVLSDDAKTLLGGILVGDASAYGILRPMVGEPLPGDPMALITPSGTDGGSAALGVGALPTGAQICSCNNVTKGDLTEAIAGGCCDVPALKACTQAGTSCGSCVPLLKQLLEAEGVEQSKALCEHFSQSRAELYEIIAVTSVRTFSALIDRFGSGKGCDICKPAVASILASTSSEHILDGELASLQDSNDHFLANIQRNGSYSIVPRVPGGDITPEQLILIGEIARDFDLYTKITGGQRIDMFGARVDQLPEIWRRLVDGGMESGHAYGKALRTVKSCVGSDWCRYGQQDSVQMAIGLELRYRGLRAPHKIKMGVSGCARECAEARSKDVGVIATENGWNLYVGGNGGMTPRHAELLAGDLDDETLVRYIDRFLMFYIRTADRLQRTAPWVEQLDGGLDHLRDVVCNDSLGLAADFEEEMARHVAGYACEWKGVLDDPDKLSRFVSFVNAPDAPDPTVTFTERKGRIVPMPMPTVRKGAET, encoded by the coding sequence ATGGCGTCAGATTCCACACCCGCCCGGCATGTCGTGGTGGTCGGTCACGGCATGGTCGGCCACCGGTTCGTCGAGGCGATGCGCGCGCGGGACACCGCGGCGTCGTGGCGGATCACCGTGCTGGCGGAAGAGGCCGATGCCGCATACGACCGCGTCGGCCTCACCGGATACACCGAACACTGGGACCGCACCAGGCTCGCGCTGCCCGGCAACGACTACCGGGGCGACGATCTCGTCGAGGTTCGACTCGGTGCCCGAGTGTCCGAGATCGACCGCGAGGCGAAGTCCGTCGTCACCGCCGACGGTGCACGCGTCGACTACGACGCGCTCGTGCTCGCGACGGGCTCGTCTGCGTTCGTCCCCCCGGTGCCCGGCCGCGACCTGCCTGCCTGCCACGTCTATCGCACGCTCGACGATCTCGATGCGATCCGGGCCGACGCCGAACGCGCCAAGCGCAACACCGATACGCCGGCGGGGGTGGTGATCGGTGGGGGCCTGCTCGGTCTCGAGGCCGCCAACGCGCTTCGCTCGTTCGGTCTGCGTGCCCACGTCGTCGAGATGGCGCCGCGGCTGATGGCCCAGCAGTTGGACGAGGCGGGCGGCGCGCTGCTGAGCCGGATGATCGGCGACCTCGGCATCACGGTGCACACCGGTTCGAGCACCGATGCGATCCGGCCCGCGCAACGCAACAGGCCCGTTCGGCGATCAGCCGAGACGGAGGCGATGGCGGTGGTGCTCGGTGACGGCACCGTCATCGACGCGGGCGTGGTGATCTTCGCCGCGGGCGTCCGTCCGCGCGACGAGCTGGCCCGCGACGCCGGACTCGACATCGCCGACCGAGGCGGCGTGCTCACCGATAGCTCCTGTGCCACAGCGGATTCCAGCATCTACGCCATCGGCGAGGTGGCCGCGATCGGCGGTCGCTGCTACGGCCTCGTCGGACCGGGCTACACCAGCGCGGAAGTCGTCGCGGACCGGCTGCTCGGCGGTGCGGCGGAGTTCGGAGAAGCGGATTTGTCGACCAAGCTCAAGCTGCTCGGCGTCGACGTGGCGAGTTTCGGCGACGCGATGGGTGCCACGCCGAACTGCCTCGAAGTTGCCGTCAACGACGCCGTCAACCAGACGTACGCCAAACTCGTGCTGTCCGACGACGCCAAGACGCTGCTCGGCGGCATCCTGGTGGGCGATGCGTCGGCCTACGGCATTCTGCGCCCGATGGTCGGCGAACCGCTGCCCGGCGACCCGATGGCCCTGATAACACCGTCCGGAACCGACGGCGGCAGTGCGGCGTTGGGAGTGGGCGCGCTGCCCACCGGTGCGCAGATCTGCTCGTGCAACAACGTCACGAAGGGCGATCTCACCGAGGCCATCGCCGGCGGCTGCTGCGATGTGCCCGCGCTGAAGGCATGCACGCAGGCCGGCACGTCCTGCGGGTCGTGCGTACCGCTGCTCAAGCAGTTGTTGGAGGCCGAGGGTGTTGAGCAGTCCAAGGCGCTGTGCGAACACTTCAGCCAGTCACGAGCCGAACTGTACGAGATCATCGCGGTCACCTCGGTCCGGACGTTCTCCGCACTCATCGATCGCTTCGGTAGCGGAAAGGGTTGCGACATATGCAAACCCGCCGTCGCGTCTATTCTGGCCTCGACGAGCTCCGAGCACATCCTCGACGGTGAGCTGGCGTCGCTGCAGGACAGCAACGATCACTTCCTCGCCAATATCCAGCGCAACGGCAGCTATTCGATCGTGCCGCGGGTGCCCGGCGGGGACATCACGCCGGAGCAGCTGATCCTGATCGGCGAGATCGCAAGGGATTTCGACCTCTACACCAAGATCACCGGCGGTCAGCGCATCGACATGTTCGGCGCCCGCGTCGACCAGCTGCCGGAGATCTGGCGCCGCCTCGTCGACGGTGGGATGGAATCCGGGCACGCCTACGGCAAGGCACTGCGCACGGTGAAGAGCTGTGTCGGCAGCGATTGGTGCCGGTACGGGCAACAGGATTCGGTGCAGATGGCGATCGGTCTCGAACTCCGTTACCGAGGGCTGCGGGCCCCGCACAAGATCAAGATGGGGGTATCCGGTTGTGCGCGCGAGTGCGCGGAGGCGCGCAGCAAGGACGTGGGCGTCATCGCCACCGAGAACGGGTGGAACCTCTATGTCGGTGGCAACGGCGGGATGACCCCGAGGCACGCGGAGCTGCTCGCGGGCGACCTCGATGATGAAACGCTGGTCCGCTACATCGACCGGTTCCTGATGTTCTACATCCGCACCGCAGATCGGCTGCAACGCACCGCACCGTGGGTCGAGCAACTCGACGGCGGCCTTGATCACCTGCGCGACGTGGTCTGCAACGACTCCCTCGGACTGGCCGCGGACTTCGAAGAAGAGATGGCGCGCCATGTCGCGGGGTACGCCTGTGAATGGAAGGGCGTGCTGGACGATCCCGACAAGCTGTCGCGGTTCGTCTCGTTCGTCAACGCACCGGACGCGCCCGACCCCACCGTCACGTTCACCGAGCGAAAGGGCCGCATCGTGCCGATGCCCATGCCGACAGTGCGGAAGGGTGCCGAAACATGA
- the nirD gene encoding nitrite reductase small subunit NirD yields the protein MSLVNDIGVWLPACAYDRLIPCRGVGVLLPDGAQAALFRLDDGTVHAIGNIDPFSGAAVMSRGIVGDRGGRATVASPIKKQAFALDDGTCLDTPDVVLAVYRTRVTADGVVEICA from the coding sequence ATGAGCCTGGTCAACGATATTGGAGTATGGCTGCCGGCGTGCGCCTACGACCGCCTCATCCCGTGTCGTGGAGTCGGCGTGCTGTTGCCCGATGGAGCGCAGGCCGCTCTCTTCCGCCTCGATGACGGCACTGTGCACGCCATCGGCAACATCGACCCGTTCTCCGGCGCGGCGGTGATGTCGCGGGGCATCGTCGGCGATCGCGGCGGCAGGGCCACCGTTGCGTCGCCGATCAAGAAGCAGGCGTTCGCGCTCGATGACGGCACCTGTCTGGATACGCCCGATGTCGTCCTTGCGGTGTACCGGACCCGCGTCACCGCCGACGGCGTGGTGGAAATCTGCGCTTGA
- a CDS encoding ANTAR domain-containing protein — MSQDCIASAQRRSARRYGRADVIHDATTLLMERFDLDAGQAVAQLVRVSKRQNDSIEAAARMCVDAQLRGQPYPRALEPVGDEPNHRRMVA, encoded by the coding sequence ATGTCCCAGGACTGCATCGCGTCAGCCCAGAGGCGATCCGCACGCAGGTACGGACGTGCGGACGTGATCCATGATGCAACTACGCTGCTCATGGAGCGTTTCGATCTTGACGCCGGCCAGGCGGTCGCGCAGCTTGTGAGGGTGTCGAAACGTCAGAACGACTCCATCGAGGCGGCCGCGCGCATGTGCGTCGACGCCCAACTACGCGGCCAGCCGTATCCGCGCGCGCTTGAACCGGTTGGCGATGAGCCGAACCATCGCAGGATGGTCGCCTAG
- a CDS encoding uroporphyrinogen-III synthase: MSEPDWAPLTGFRVAVTSARRADELSALLRKRGATVTSAAAIEMVPLPDDEELRVHTEALIETPPDIVIATTGIGFRGWVAAADGWGMAGHLITALGKARIVSRGPKATGALRAAGLPEEWSPESESSREVLHYLVEGGISGQRIAVQLHGATADWDPFPEFLDELRSAGADVVPIRVYRWTPVRRDGDFDQLVAGIAEEKFDAVSFTSAPAVAAVLMRAAEMGIEDGVLTALRTNVHAMCVGPVTARPLVRLGVPTSAPERMRLGALARHITDELPLLQSRTMHVAGHRLEIRGTCVVVDGAVKEVSPAGMATLRALAHRPGCVVSRADLLRALPGTGTDTHAVETAVLRLRTALGDKSIVSTVVKRGYRLPIDESQAPAR, encoded by the coding sequence ATGAGTGAGCCCGACTGGGCACCGCTCACCGGATTTCGGGTGGCGGTGACCTCTGCCCGCCGTGCCGACGAGTTGAGTGCACTGCTGCGCAAGCGCGGGGCGACCGTGACCAGCGCAGCGGCGATCGAGATGGTGCCGCTACCCGACGACGAGGAACTGAGGGTGCACACCGAGGCGCTCATCGAGACGCCACCCGACATCGTGATCGCCACCACGGGGATCGGCTTCCGCGGCTGGGTCGCCGCCGCCGACGGATGGGGCATGGCCGGCCACCTCATCACGGCACTGGGAAAGGCCCGCATCGTGTCGCGCGGGCCGAAGGCGACAGGGGCGTTGCGCGCCGCGGGTCTGCCGGAGGAATGGTCGCCGGAGTCAGAGTCGTCGCGGGAGGTGCTGCACTATCTGGTCGAGGGCGGCATCTCCGGTCAGCGCATCGCGGTTCAGCTGCACGGGGCCACCGCGGACTGGGACCCGTTCCCCGAGTTCCTCGACGAGCTGCGCAGCGCAGGCGCCGACGTGGTGCCAATCCGGGTGTATCGCTGGACTCCGGTGCGCCGCGACGGCGACTTCGACCAACTGGTGGCGGGCATCGCCGAGGAGAAGTTCGATGCGGTGAGCTTCACGTCGGCACCCGCGGTCGCGGCCGTGCTGATGCGCGCCGCCGAGATGGGCATCGAAGACGGCGTGCTCACCGCGCTGCGCACCAACGTCCATGCGATGTGCGTCGGACCGGTCACCGCCAGGCCGCTTGTGCGGTTGGGTGTGCCGACGTCGGCACCGGAGCGGATGCGGCTCGGCGCCCTCGCGCGCCACATCACCGACGAGTTGCCGCTGCTGCAGTCGCGGACGATGCACGTTGCCGGGCACAGGCTGGAGATCCGCGGTACGTGCGTCGTGGTGGACGGCGCGGTCAAGGAGGTGTCCCCTGCGGGCATGGCGACGCTGCGCGCGCTCGCCCACCGACCGGGCTGCGTCGTCAGCAGGGCCGATCTGCTGCGCGCGCTACCCGGCACGGGCACCGACACGCATGCCGTCGAGACCGCCGTGCTGCGACTGCGAACAGCCCTTGGCGACAAGAGCATCGTCTCGACGGTGGTCAAGCGCGGCTACCGGCTGCCCATCGACGAATCGCAGGCGCCGGCGCGATGA
- a CDS encoding class I SAM-dependent methyltransferase, whose translation MTTPNVFQPTTDSFDKLYRGEPAVEGAPKPTGVPWDIKQAQPRLMELEALGGIGGEVLDIGCGLGDNAIFLASRGHSVTALDGSPAAIEQARERAGLAGVSVDFDVADATNLTGYDGRFDTVVDSALYHCLDEDGRQAYAAGLYRATRPGARWHLYCFSDANVNGLVAPIGSVSESSIRDTLTANGWRIDFLGPTTYLASAAGFGSAGDEFPQDMVEQMPPETFEQMQKVRARFETIADLLDGDEVHLPFTVVHAHRVD comes from the coding sequence GTGACTACGCCCAACGTCTTTCAGCCGACTACCGATTCGTTCGACAAGCTCTACCGCGGCGAGCCCGCCGTCGAAGGCGCGCCCAAACCCACCGGCGTGCCGTGGGACATCAAGCAGGCACAGCCGCGTCTGATGGAACTCGAGGCGCTCGGTGGCATCGGCGGCGAGGTCCTCGACATCGGCTGCGGCCTCGGAGACAACGCGATCTTCCTCGCGTCGCGCGGACACTCCGTCACGGCGCTCGACGGATCGCCCGCAGCGATCGAGCAGGCCCGCGAGCGCGCCGGCCTTGCCGGTGTCTCGGTGGATTTCGACGTCGCCGACGCCACCAACCTGACCGGCTACGACGGCCGGTTCGACACCGTCGTCGACAGCGCGCTGTACCACTGTCTGGACGAGGACGGCCGCCAGGCCTACGCCGCCGGTCTGTACCGTGCGACGCGCCCTGGTGCTCGCTGGCACCTGTACTGCTTCTCCGACGCCAACGTCAACGGCCTCGTCGCCCCGATCGGCTCGGTGTCGGAGTCCAGCATCCGCGACACCTTGACCGCGAACGGGTGGCGGATCGACTTCCTCGGCCCCACAACCTATCTGGCCAGCGCAGCCGGCTTCGGCAGTGCCGGTGACGAGTTCCCGCAGGACATGGTCGAGCAGATGCCGCCGGAGACATTCGAGCAGATGCAGAAGGTCAGGGCCCGATTCGAGACCATCGCAGATCTGCTCGACGGCGATGAGGTACACCTGCCGTTCACCGTGGTGCACGCGCACCGCGTCGACTGA